A DNA window from Gemmatimonadota bacterium contains the following coding sequences:
- a CDS encoding efflux RND transporter periplasmic adaptor subunit: AVSSFETVEVVRANLLISAEATGTVEPIREVEVKSKASGEILRLHADIGDEVRPGQLLADIDPRDVQNRFDQTEADLEVAQVRLEIAESQIDRSTLLLERDVITAQEHEGARVEYANSRANLVKARTNHELAVLQLEDVRITAPMTGTIIQKNVEEGMVIQSASGNVSGGTTLFLMANLGEMQVRTLVDETDMGQLRPGMVANVTVEAFPDRTFQGEVQKIEPQATVEQNVTMFAVIVSIDNRGRLLMPGMNAEVEVMVDEAVNVLVVPNNAIVKTTDVGPAAMALGLDVENMDLTAFMGSGRGGFSRGGFNRGREGGQGAGRGGDGAQRGGGQNAGRGQRGGGDGQSAGFDGQRGGGQGGAAAAQMQALRAQLEAGEITQDEMRARIQSAMAGFAGSGGEGGPPRQSRAAVVFVMGADSVPVPRQVQIGLNDWDRTEIVSGVEEGEVLVVVGAAQLMAQQQAFLDRMRERMGGGNPFGGSTRGMGGGRGPRR; encoded by the coding sequence AGCCGTCTCGAGCTTCGAGACCGTTGAGGTCGTGCGAGCAAATCTCCTGATCAGCGCGGAGGCCACCGGGACGGTGGAGCCGATCCGCGAGGTCGAGGTCAAGTCGAAAGCGTCCGGAGAGATTCTCAGGCTGCACGCCGACATTGGCGACGAGGTACGGCCTGGGCAGCTGCTCGCGGACATCGACCCTCGAGACGTGCAGAACCGTTTCGATCAAACCGAAGCGGACCTCGAGGTGGCGCAGGTGCGGCTCGAGATTGCCGAATCCCAGATCGATCGCTCGACACTTCTGCTCGAGCGGGACGTCATCACGGCTCAAGAGCACGAAGGGGCTCGGGTCGAGTATGCCAACTCGAGGGCCAACCTCGTGAAGGCTCGCACGAACCACGAGCTCGCGGTGCTCCAACTCGAGGACGTGCGCATTACGGCGCCTATGACGGGCACGATCATCCAGAAAAACGTCGAAGAGGGCATGGTCATTCAGTCCGCCTCCGGTAACGTGTCGGGTGGCACCACGCTCTTCCTCATGGCGAATCTCGGCGAAATGCAGGTGCGCACGCTGGTCGACGAAACAGACATGGGTCAGCTGAGACCCGGGATGGTCGCCAACGTAACGGTGGAGGCATTCCCCGATCGCACCTTCCAGGGCGAGGTCCAGAAGATCGAGCCGCAAGCGACCGTCGAGCAGAACGTGACGATGTTCGCGGTCATCGTGAGCATCGACAATCGCGGACGGCTCTTGATGCCGGGCATGAACGCTGAGGTCGAAGTGATGGTGGATGAGGCTGTGAATGTTCTCGTCGTGCCCAACAACGCGATCGTGAAGACGACCGATGTCGGTCCGGCGGCGATGGCGCTCGGCCTCGACGTGGAAAACATGGATCTGACCGCGTTCATGGGCTCCGGCAGAGGTGGCTTCAGCAGAGGTGGCTTCAATAGAGGTCGTGAGGGAGGTCAAGGAGCTGGCCGCGGCGGCGACGGTGCCCAGCGCGGCGGCGGTCAGAATGCCGGACGTGGTCAGCGGGGCGGGGGCGACGGACAGAGCGCTGGTTTTGACGGTCAGCGCGGAGGCGGTCAAGGCGGAGCTGCCGCCGCTCAAATGCAAGCGCTTCGAGCTCAACTCGAGGCAGGAGAAATCACCCAGGATGAGATGCGCGCACGCATCCAGAGTGCGATGGCGGGTTTCGCTGGCTCCGGTGGAGAGGGTGGACCGCCGCGCCAGTCCCGGGCGGCGGTCGTATTCGTAATGGGTGCTGACTCGGTGCCGGTGCCGCGACAAGTGCAGATCGGCCTCAACGACTGGGACCGTACGGAGATCGTGAGCGGCGTCGAGGAAGGCGAGGTTCTTGTCGTCGTTGGCGCTGCGCAGCTCATGGCCCAACAGCAGGCGTTCCTCGACCGCATGCGGGAGCGCATGGGCGGGGGTAACCCGTTCGGCGGTTCGACACGCGGCATGGGCGGTGGACGCGGGCCTCGCAGGTAG